The following proteins come from a genomic window of Cervus canadensis isolate Bull #8, Minnesota chromosome 20, ASM1932006v1, whole genome shotgun sequence:
- the PNISR gene encoding arginine/serine-rich protein PNISR isoform X4, whose amino-acid sequence MWDQGGQPWQQWPLNQQQWMQSFQHQQDPSQIDWAALAQAWIAQREASGQQSIVEQPPGMMPNGQDMSTMESGPNNHGNFQGDSNFNRMWQPG is encoded by the exons aTGTGGGATCAAGGAGGACAACCTTGGCAGCAGTGGCCTTTGAACCAACAACAATGGATGCAGTCGTTCCAGCACCAGCAGGATCCAA GCCAGATTGACTGGGCTGCATTGGCTCAAGCTTGGATTGCCCAAAGAGAAGCTTCAGGACAGCAAAGCATAGTAGAACAACCACCAGGAATGATGCCAAACGGACAGGATATGTCTACAATGGAGTCTGGTCCAAATAATCATGGGAATTTCCAAGGGGATTCAAACTTTAACAGAATGTGGCAACCAG GCTGA
- the PNISR gene encoding arginine/serine-rich protein PNISR isoform X2, with protein MWDQGGQPWQQWPLNQQQWMQSFQHQQDPSQIDWAALAQAWIAQREASGQQSIVEQPPGMMPNGQDMSTMESGPNNHGNFQGDSNFNRMWQPEWGMHQQPPHPPPDQPWMPPTPGPMDIVPPSEDSNSQDSGEFAPDNRHIFNQNNHNFGGPPDNFAVGPVNQFDYQHGAAFGPPQGGFHPPYWQPGPPGPPAPPQNRRERPSSFRDRQRSPIALPVKQEPPQIDAVKRRTLPAWIREGLEKMEREKQKKLEKERMEQQRSQLSKKEKKAADDAEGGDGPRLPQRSKFDSDEEDEDAENVEAASSGKVTRSPSPVPQEEQSEPEMTEEEKEYQMMLLTKMLLTEILLDVTDEEIYYIAKDAHRKATKAPAKQLAQSSALASLTGLGGLGGYGSGDSEDERSNRGSESSDTDDEELRHRIRQKQEAFWRKEKEQQLLHDKQMEEEKQQSERVTKEMNEFIHKEQNSLSLLEAREADGDVVNEKKRTPSETTSVLEPKREHKEKEKQGRSRSGSSSSGSSSSNSRSSSTSSSVSSSSYSSSSGSSRTSSRSSSPKRKKRHSRSRSPTIKARRSRSRSYSRRIKIESNRARVKIRDRRRSNRNSIERERRRNRTPSRERRRSRSRSRDRRTNRSSRSRSRDRRKVDDQRGSLSGGSHKHKGEVKEQERRKERSGSVDKDRRKKDKEREREQDKRKEKQKREEKDFKFSSQDDRLKRKRESERTFSRSGSISVKIIRHDSRQDSKKSTTKDSKKHSGSDSSGRSSSESPGSSKEKKVKKPKHSRSRSMEKSQRSGKKASRKHKSKSRSR; from the exons aTGTGGGATCAAGGAGGACAACCTTGGCAGCAGTGGCCTTTGAACCAACAACAATGGATGCAGTCGTTCCAGCACCAGCAGGATCCAA GCCAGATTGACTGGGCTGCATTGGCTCAAGCTTGGATTGCCCAAAGAGAAGCTTCAGGACAGCAAAGCATAGTAGAACAACCACCAGGAATGATGCCAAACGGACAGGATATGTCTACAATGGAGTCTGGTCCAAATAATCATGGGAATTTCCAAGGGGATTCAAACTTTAACAGAATGTGGCAACCAG AATGGGGAATGCATCAGCAGCCCCCACACCCCCCTCCAGATCAGCCATGGATGCCACCAACACCAGGCCCAATGGACATTGTTCCTCCTTCTGAAGACAGCAACAGTCAGGACAGTGGGGAATTTGCCCCTGACAACAGGCATATATTTAACCAGAACAATCACAACTTTGGTGGACCACCCGATAATTTTGCAGTGGGGCCAGTGAACCAGTTTGACTATCAG CATGGGGCTGCTTTTGGTCCACCGCAAGGTGGATTTCATCCTCCTTATTGGCAACCAGGACCTCCAGGACCTCCGGCACCTCCCCAGAATCGAAGAGAAAGACCATCATCGTTCAGGGATCGGCAGCGCTCACCTATTGCACTTCCTGTGAAGCAGGAGCCTCCACAAATTG ATGCAGTAAAACGCAGGACTCTTCCAGCTTGGATTCGAGAAGGTCTTGAAAAAATGGAACGTGAAAAGCAGAAGAAgttggagaaagaaagaatggagcAACAACGTTCACAAttgtccaaaaaagaaaagaaggccgCAGATGATGCTGAAGGAGGAGATGGCCCTCGTTTACCTCAGAGAAGTAAATTT GATAGTGATGAGGAAGATGAAGACGCTGAAAACGTTGAGGCTGCAAGCAGTGGAAAAGTCACCAGAAGTCCATCTCCAGTTCCTCAAGAAGAGCAGAGTGAACCAGAGAtgactgaagaagagaaagagtaTCAAATG ATGTTGCTGACAAAAATGCTTCTGACTGAAATTCTCCTGGatgtcacagatgaagaaatttatTACATAGCCAAAGACGCACACCGGAAAGCAACGAAAG CTCCTGCAAAACAGCTGGCACAGTCCAGTGCACTGGCCTCCCTCACTGGACTCG GTGGACTGGGTGGTTATGgatcaggagacagtgaagatgAGAGGAGCAACCGAGGTTCTGAGTCATCTGACACTGATGATGAGGAATTACGGCATCGAATCCGGCAAAAACAGGAAGctttttggagaaaagaaaaagaacaacagcTGTTACATGATAAACAGATGGAAG aagaAAAGCAGCAATCAGAAAGGGTTACAAAAGAGATGAATGAATTTATCCATAAAGAGCAAAATAGTTTATCACTACTAGAAGCAAGAGAAGCAGATGGTGATGtggttaatgaaaagaaaagaactccAAGTGAAACTACGTCAGTTTTAGAACCAAAAAGAGagcataaagaaaaagagaaacaaggaaGGAGTAGATCAGGAAGTTCTAGTAGCGGTAGTTCCAGTAGCAATAGCCGAAGTAGCAGTACCAGCAGCTCTGTCTCTAGCTCTTCATACAGTTCTAGCTCAGGGAGTAGTCGCACTTCTTCCCGATCTtcttctcctaaaagaaaaaagagacataGTAGGAGTAGATCTCCAACAATTAAAGCTAGGCGTAGTAGGAGTAGAAGTTACTCTCGCAGAATTAAAATAGAGAGCAATAGGGCTAGAGTAAAGATTAGAGATAGGAGGAGATCTAATAGAAACAGCATTGAAAGAGAAAGACGAAGAAATCGAACTCCTTCCCGAGAGAGACGTAGAAGTAGAAGTCGCTCAAGGGATAGGCGAACCAATCGGTCCAGTCGTAGTAGGAGTCGAGATAGACGTAAAGTTGATGATCAACGTGGAAGTCTTAGTGGAGGCAGTCATAAGCATAAGGGTGAGGTTAAAGAacaagagaggagaaaggagaggagtgGAAGTGTAGACAAAGAtaggagaaagaaagacaaagaaagggaacgTGAACaggataaaagaaaagagaaacaaaaaagggaagaaaaggactTTAAGTTCAGTAGTCAGGACGATAGGTTAAAAAGGAAACGAGAAAGTGAAAGAACGTTCTCTAGGAGTGGTTCTATATCTGTTAAAATCATAAGACATGATTCTAGACAGGATAGTAAGAAAAGCACTACCAAAGATAGTAAAAAACATTCAGGCTCTGATTCTAGTGGAAGGAGCAGTTCTGAATCTCCAGGAAGTAGCAAAGAAAAGAAGGTTAAGAAGCCTAAACATAGTCGATCGCGATCCATGGAGAAATCTCAAAGGTCTGGTAAGAAGGCAAGCCGCAAACACAAGTCTAAGTCCCGATCAAGGTag
- the PNISR gene encoding arginine/serine-rich protein PNISR isoform X1, with amino-acid sequence MWDQGGQPWQQWPLNQQQWMQSFQHQQDPSQIDWAALAQAWIAQREASGQQSIVEQPPGMMPNGQDMSTMESGPNNHGNFQGDSNFNRMWQPEWGMHQQPPHPPPDQPWMPPTPGPMDIVPPSEDSNSQDSGEFAPDNRHIFNQNNHNFGGPPDNFAVGPVNQFDYQHGAAFGPPQGGFHPPYWQPGPPGPPAPPQNRRERPSSFRDRQRSPIALPVKQEPPQIDAVKRRTLPAWIREGLEKMEREKQKKLEKERMEQQRSQLSKKEKKAADDAEGGDGPRLPQRSKFDSDEEDEDAENVEAASSGKVTRSPSPVPQEEQSEPEMTEEEKEYQMMLLTKMLLTEILLDVTDEEIYYIAKDAHRKATKAPAKQLAQSSALASLTGLGGLGGYGSGDSEDERSNRGSESSDTDDEELRHRIRQKQEAFWRKEKEQQLLHDKQMEEEKQQSERVTKEMNEFIHKEQNSLSLLEAREADGDVVNEKKRTPSETTSVLEPKREHKEKEKQGRSRSGSSSSGSSSSNSRSSSTSSSVSSSSYSSSSGSSRTSSRSSSPKRKKRHSRSRSPTIKARRSRSRSYSRRIKIESNRARVKIRDRRRSNRNSIERERRRNRTPSRERRRSRSRSRDRRTNRSSRSRSRDRRKVDDQRGSLSGGSHKHKGEVKEQERRKERSGSVDKDRRKKDKEREREQDKRKEKQKREEKDFKFSSQDDRLKRKRESERTFSRSGSISVKIIRHDSRQDSKKSTTKDSKKHSGSDSSGRSSSESPGSSKEKKVKKPKHSRSRSMEKSQRSGKKASRKHKSKSRSRSTTPPRRKR; translated from the exons aTGTGGGATCAAGGAGGACAACCTTGGCAGCAGTGGCCTTTGAACCAACAACAATGGATGCAGTCGTTCCAGCACCAGCAGGATCCAA GCCAGATTGACTGGGCTGCATTGGCTCAAGCTTGGATTGCCCAAAGAGAAGCTTCAGGACAGCAAAGCATAGTAGAACAACCACCAGGAATGATGCCAAACGGACAGGATATGTCTACAATGGAGTCTGGTCCAAATAATCATGGGAATTTCCAAGGGGATTCAAACTTTAACAGAATGTGGCAACCAG AATGGGGAATGCATCAGCAGCCCCCACACCCCCCTCCAGATCAGCCATGGATGCCACCAACACCAGGCCCAATGGACATTGTTCCTCCTTCTGAAGACAGCAACAGTCAGGACAGTGGGGAATTTGCCCCTGACAACAGGCATATATTTAACCAGAACAATCACAACTTTGGTGGACCACCCGATAATTTTGCAGTGGGGCCAGTGAACCAGTTTGACTATCAG CATGGGGCTGCTTTTGGTCCACCGCAAGGTGGATTTCATCCTCCTTATTGGCAACCAGGACCTCCAGGACCTCCGGCACCTCCCCAGAATCGAAGAGAAAGACCATCATCGTTCAGGGATCGGCAGCGCTCACCTATTGCACTTCCTGTGAAGCAGGAGCCTCCACAAATTG ATGCAGTAAAACGCAGGACTCTTCCAGCTTGGATTCGAGAAGGTCTTGAAAAAATGGAACGTGAAAAGCAGAAGAAgttggagaaagaaagaatggagcAACAACGTTCACAAttgtccaaaaaagaaaagaaggccgCAGATGATGCTGAAGGAGGAGATGGCCCTCGTTTACCTCAGAGAAGTAAATTT GATAGTGATGAGGAAGATGAAGACGCTGAAAACGTTGAGGCTGCAAGCAGTGGAAAAGTCACCAGAAGTCCATCTCCAGTTCCTCAAGAAGAGCAGAGTGAACCAGAGAtgactgaagaagagaaagagtaTCAAATG ATGTTGCTGACAAAAATGCTTCTGACTGAAATTCTCCTGGatgtcacagatgaagaaatttatTACATAGCCAAAGACGCACACCGGAAAGCAACGAAAG CTCCTGCAAAACAGCTGGCACAGTCCAGTGCACTGGCCTCCCTCACTGGACTCG GTGGACTGGGTGGTTATGgatcaggagacagtgaagatgAGAGGAGCAACCGAGGTTCTGAGTCATCTGACACTGATGATGAGGAATTACGGCATCGAATCCGGCAAAAACAGGAAGctttttggagaaaagaaaaagaacaacagcTGTTACATGATAAACAGATGGAAG aagaAAAGCAGCAATCAGAAAGGGTTACAAAAGAGATGAATGAATTTATCCATAAAGAGCAAAATAGTTTATCACTACTAGAAGCAAGAGAAGCAGATGGTGATGtggttaatgaaaagaaaagaactccAAGTGAAACTACGTCAGTTTTAGAACCAAAAAGAGagcataaagaaaaagagaaacaaggaaGGAGTAGATCAGGAAGTTCTAGTAGCGGTAGTTCCAGTAGCAATAGCCGAAGTAGCAGTACCAGCAGCTCTGTCTCTAGCTCTTCATACAGTTCTAGCTCAGGGAGTAGTCGCACTTCTTCCCGATCTtcttctcctaaaagaaaaaagagacataGTAGGAGTAGATCTCCAACAATTAAAGCTAGGCGTAGTAGGAGTAGAAGTTACTCTCGCAGAATTAAAATAGAGAGCAATAGGGCTAGAGTAAAGATTAGAGATAGGAGGAGATCTAATAGAAACAGCATTGAAAGAGAAAGACGAAGAAATCGAACTCCTTCCCGAGAGAGACGTAGAAGTAGAAGTCGCTCAAGGGATAGGCGAACCAATCGGTCCAGTCGTAGTAGGAGTCGAGATAGACGTAAAGTTGATGATCAACGTGGAAGTCTTAGTGGAGGCAGTCATAAGCATAAGGGTGAGGTTAAAGAacaagagaggagaaaggagaggagtgGAAGTGTAGACAAAGAtaggagaaagaaagacaaagaaagggaacgTGAACaggataaaagaaaagagaaacaaaaaagggaagaaaaggactTTAAGTTCAGTAGTCAGGACGATAGGTTAAAAAGGAAACGAGAAAGTGAAAGAACGTTCTCTAGGAGTGGTTCTATATCTGTTAAAATCATAAGACATGATTCTAGACAGGATAGTAAGAAAAGCACTACCAAAGATAGTAAAAAACATTCAGGCTCTGATTCTAGTGGAAGGAGCAGTTCTGAATCTCCAGGAAGTAGCAAAGAAAAGAAGGTTAAGAAGCCTAAACATAGTCGATCGCGATCCATGGAGAAATCTCAAAGGTCTGGTAAGAAGGCAAGCCGCAAACACAAGTCTAAGTCCCGATCAAG atcaACAACCCCTCCCCGTCGTAAACGCTGA
- the PNISR gene encoding arginine/serine-rich protein PNISR isoform X3, translating to MWDQGGQPWQQWPLNQQQWMQSFQHQQDPSQIDWAALAQAWIAQREASGQQSIVEQPPGMMPNGQDMSTMESGPNNHGNFQGDSNFNRMWQPEWGMHQQPPHPPPDQPWMPPTPGPMDIVPPSEDSNSQDSGEFAPDNRHIFNQNNHNFGGPPDNFAVGPVNQFDYQDLQDLRHLPRIEEKDHHRSGIGSAHLLHFL from the exons aTGTGGGATCAAGGAGGACAACCTTGGCAGCAGTGGCCTTTGAACCAACAACAATGGATGCAGTCGTTCCAGCACCAGCAGGATCCAA GCCAGATTGACTGGGCTGCATTGGCTCAAGCTTGGATTGCCCAAAGAGAAGCTTCAGGACAGCAAAGCATAGTAGAACAACCACCAGGAATGATGCCAAACGGACAGGATATGTCTACAATGGAGTCTGGTCCAAATAATCATGGGAATTTCCAAGGGGATTCAAACTTTAACAGAATGTGGCAACCAG AATGGGGAATGCATCAGCAGCCCCCACACCCCCCTCCAGATCAGCCATGGATGCCACCAACACCAGGCCCAATGGACATTGTTCCTCCTTCTGAAGACAGCAACAGTCAGGACAGTGGGGAATTTGCCCCTGACAACAGGCATATATTTAACCAGAACAATCACAACTTTGGTGGACCACCCGATAATTTTGCAGTGGGGCCAGTGAACCAGTTTGACTATCAG GACCTCCAGGACCTCCGGCACCTCCCCAGAATCGAAGAGAAAGACCATCATCGTTCAGGGATCGGCAGCGCTCACCTATTGCACTTCCTGTGA